ATGCGGATGCAGGCCTAAGCCATGCCCAAGATGCTCACCAGCTCCTTCGAGCGCACGAAGCAGATCGTCTCCGGCTTCTCGCTCGCCCAGCGGACGATCGCCCTGATCGGCGTCGCGCTGCTGGTCATGGGTGCCATCGCGCTCGGGTCCTGGCTCGCGAAACCGCAGATGAGTCCGCTGTTCACCGGGCTGAGCGCAGCGGATGCCTCGGCGGTGGTGGAGCAGCTCAAGTCCGCCGGTGTCGCGTACGAACTCACCGACGGCGGAGCCACGATCCTCGTCCCGGACGCGCAGGTCTACACGCAGCGCCTCGCGGCCGCGGCATCCGGTCTTCCGGGAGACAACCGGGCGGGCTACACGCTGCTGGATGAGATGGGCGTGACGGCCAGTGAGTTCCAGCAGTCGGTGACGTACAAGCGTGCGATCGAGGGGGAGCTCGCGAGCACGGTCAGCGCCATGAAGGGCATCAGCAGCGCCAGTGTGCAACTGGCGATCCCCGAGGAGAGCGTTTTCGTCTCCGAGAAGCAGCACCCCACCGCATCCGTGTTCGTCAAGACGCAGAGCCGCGCGCTCGACAACGACCAGGTGCAGGCGATCGTCCACCTCGTCAGCGCATCTGTGGCAGGCATGCGTCCCGAGGACGTCGCTGTCACCGACCACAACGGCAACGTCCTCTCCGCGGTGGGCGCAGGACTCACGGGCAGCGCCTCGACCCAGGCATCCGAGCATGAGTCGAAGGTCGCGCTCGCCGTCAACAAGATGCTCGAGACCATCGTCGGCCCGGGCAACGCCACCGTCACGGTCTCGGCCAACGTCGCCAACTCCACATCCGAGCGCCTCGATGAGACCTACACCGCGCCGGAGGGAGACCTCAGTGCGGCGGAGCAGATCAAGAGCGAGATCTACACGGGCGGGCCCGGAGCCGGCACGGGCGTGCTCGGACCCGACAACATCGCCGTCCCCAACGGCGCGGAGGGGGCCGGTTCCTACGAGCTCGAAGAGACCTCGCGCAACAACGCCGTGAACAAGACCACCGAGAAGACCGTCACCCCCGCGGGCGAGGTCACCCGTCAGACCGTCAGCATCGCCCTGAACCGCGAAGCCGTCAGCGGGGTCACCGCCGCGCAGATCGAGGCTCTTGTCGCGACAGCCGCGGGAATCGACACGGAACGCGGCGACACCGTCGCCGTCGAGTTCGTGTCGTTCAGCCAGACCGGTGCGCAGGCGGCGCAGACCGCGCTCGCCGCGGCGGAGGCAGAGCAGGCAGCGAAGCTGCAGCAGGAGCTGCTCCGCTCGGCGATCATCGGCGGCGCCATTCTGCTCGCCACGATCGTCCTCGTCGTGTTCCTCGTGCTGCGCCACCGCAAGAAGCACCGCGTCGCCTACACCGATGCCGGTCCGATCGAGTACCTGGCGACGTTGACGGAGACCGAGGAGGAGAAGCTGCGCGCGCTCAAGGGCCTGTCCAAGCCGCCGCTGGAAGCATCCGTCCCGCCGAAGGTGCTGCCGCAGATCGGGCTGGACATCGAAGAGGAGCCGGAGGTGGATCAGGTGCTCGTGGAGCGTCGGCGCCGTGAGATCGATGAGATGGCCAAGAGTGACCCGCAGGTGATCGCAAGCGCACTGGCCAACATGATGGATGAGGCCAGGGCATGAGCCTGCTCGGCGGCACGACCGCGGCCACTGCGGTCCTCGATGAGCAGTCGGAGCCCACGCCCCCTGTGGCCCAGAGTCCCGCAGAGGCCGCGGCCCCCGCGATCTCCGGGCTCCGCAAGGCAGCGATCGTGCTCCTCAACCTCGATCGGGCGGCGAGCGTCGAGGTGCTCCGGCACCTGGGCGAGGAGCGAGCGGAAGCCCTCGCTGCGGAGCTGACGCAGCTGGGCGGTGTGGACGTCGCGACCACGGCGCGCGCTCTGGGCGAGTTCCGACGGATCGCAGCAGGCGGGGCTGTCCCCTCGCGAGGGGGACAGGATCTCGTGACCGGGCTGCTGGAGACCGCGTTCGGCCGCGAGAAGGCGGTCGGCATGGTCGGACGCGTCATGTCGCAGGGGAGCGTCTCGTTCGACTTCCTCAACGCGGCGGATCCGGGACAGCTCGCGACCGTCCTCGAGGGCGAGCTGCCGACGACCGTGGCCGTGGTGCTCGCGAACCTCCGAGCGGATCGCGCGGCGGCGGTTCTCGCCGAGCTGCAGGATCCGCTGCGCACCGATGTCGCCCAGGCGATCGCGACGATGGGTACGGCCACTCAGGAGGCCATCTCGATCGTCGCCGAGTCGCTGCGCTCGCGCACCGGCGTCTTCGCGATGCGCGACATGCATGAGGCGATCGGCGGTGTTCAGCCGCTGGTGGAGATCATCAACCGCGCCGACACGGCTCTGGAGAAGGCGCTGCTGACCGGTCTGGAGGAGCGCGATCTCTTCCTCGCCGAAGACATCCGCAGTCGGATGGTCACGTTCGCCGACATCGTCCGGCTCGAGGATCGCGACGCACAGCTCGTGCTGCGAGGCATGGATCTGCGCATGCTCGCGATGGCGCTCAAGGGCGCCGACGAACAGATCAGCGAAGTGATCGCGCGCAACATGACCGTCCGGAACCGGGAGAACCTCGAAGAGGAGACGCGCACGCTCGGACCTGTGCGGATGCGTCAGGTCGACGAGGCCCGCACCGAAGTCGTGCGCATCATCCGCGAACTCGAGGCCTCCGAGCAGATCCACATCTCGCGCGAGGACGAGGACGAATTGATCGAATAGAAACCACGATCGCGGCAGAGCAGCGAGGTTACGCGCCCGCTCCATGTCGCGATAGTCGGAAGAGAGCATGGATTGCTCGACATCGCGCCAAGGATCGGCGAGCCGCTTACCTCACAGGATGTGTCGTGCCCGATCCCGCTTTCACCCCGTTGGTGGTCCCTCGCGTCGGCGAGGCTCCCACGGACGCGCGCGGAGAAGCGGAGCGCGCACGCGTCCGAGGATATGCGGCTGGCTTCGCCGAGGGGCGCAGGATCGCTCTTGAAGAGCATCGCGCGCAGCACCTGATCGATCAGGAGCGCCTGCGCGCGCAGGAGGAGTCATCCCGCCGCAGCGTCGCCTCCGGGCTCGAGACGCTTCGCGCGGCGGCGGATGAGCTCCACCGTCAGACAGAGGCGCTCACGGCCATGGCCGTGGACGAGATCGAACGTCTCGCCGTCGAACTCGCCGAGATGATCCTCGACGCGGAGCTGTCGGACCCTGCGCGATCGGCCGCGCATGCGCTGCGCCGCGCCGTCGCCGAGGTCCCGATCGATCGTTGGATCCGCGTCAGCCTGAACGAGCGGGACCTCTCCCAACTCGCCGCGCACGAGTCGCAGCTGCTCGACGGCATCGAGGCGGTTGCCGCAGGGCACGTCGACGCGGGCGGAGCGGTCGTCGAGGTTCCGCACGGCGCGGTGGACACCCGGGTCTCGCGGGCACTGGCCCGGGCGCGCAGCGCGCGTGCGGGCGTCGATGATGCCGAGGGGGCATCGGGATGAGCACAGCGACCTGGGAGCGCGTACTGCACGCGGCGGCACCGGAGCGCTCCGGAACAGTGAAGGCCGTCGTCGGACTCGGGGTGGAAGTGCTCGGGCTGGATGCTGCCGTCGGTGATCGCGTGCAGATCGAGTCATCCGGACAGCGCCCGGTTGATGCAGAGGTCGTCGCGGTCGACGGCGCCTCAGCACGGTGCATGCCACTCGGCCCGGTCGATGGAATCACCGCACGGGCGCGTGTGCGTCACGGGGGCGCCGCTCTTCAGGTTCCGACGGGGGCGGCGCTGCTCGGGCGCGTCCTGGACGGGCTCGGCCGTCCGATCGACGGCAAGGGGCCCGTGGATCCCTCCGCGCTGTACGTCCCGTTGGACAACGAGACGCCCAGCATCATGCAGCGTCAGCGGATCCAGACCCAGCTCGGCCTGGGCGTGCGTGTGCTCGACACGATGACTCCCGTGGGCACCGGACAGCGTCTGGGGCTTTTCGCCGGATCGGGCGTCGGCAAGTCCTCCCTGATGTCGATGATCGCCCGCGGATCCACCGCCGACGTCTCTGTCATCGCGCTCGTCGGGGAGCGCGGACGTGAGGTCCGTGAGTTCCTCGAGGATGACCTCGGCCCGGAGGGGCGTGCGCGGGCGGTCGTTGTCGTGGCCACCTCCGACCAGCCGGCGATGGCTCGGCTCCGGTCGGCGTTCGTCGCGACGCGGATCGCGGAGCAGTTCCGTGCCGATGGCAAGAACGTGGTGCTGATGATGGATTCGCTCACCCGCGTGGCGATGGCGCAGCGCGAGATCGGACTCTCTGCCGGTGAGCCTCCGGCGACGCGCGGGTATCCGCCATCGACCTTCTCCGTGCTAGCCCGGCTGCTGGAGCGCGCGGGCACAGGCGAGGTCGGATCCATCACGGGCCTCTACACGGTGCTCGTCGACGGAGACGATCACAACGAGCCGATCGCGGACGCGGCGCGCGGGCTTCTCGATGGGCACGTCGTGCTGGATCGGGGCCTCGCGGTGCGGGGTCATTTCCCCGCGGTGGACGTTCTGGGCTCGGTGTCGCGCGTCGTGTCGAAGATCACCACGCCGCAGCAGCGCAAAGACGCGGTGACGTTGCGCAGCGTGCTCGCCGCGAGGCGCAGCGCCAACGACCTCATCGACATCGGCGCCTACCGGCCGGGCGCGAACCCCCTTGTCGACGCAGCCCTGACCCATGCGGGCAGCATCGACGGGTTCTTGACACAGGCCATGGACGACCGGGCGGACGCGGGGGACTCGTGGCGTCGTCTGGCCGCGCTCACCCACGACTTCGGAGGACTGATCTGATGGCATTCCCGCTGGCAGGACTGCTGCGCGTGCGCGGCACTC
The DNA window shown above is from Microbacterium keratanolyticum and carries:
- the fliF gene encoding flagellar basal-body MS-ring/collar protein FliF, which translates into the protein MPKMLTSSFERTKQIVSGFSLAQRTIALIGVALLVMGAIALGSWLAKPQMSPLFTGLSAADASAVVEQLKSAGVAYELTDGGATILVPDAQVYTQRLAAAASGLPGDNRAGYTLLDEMGVTASEFQQSVTYKRAIEGELASTVSAMKGISSASVQLAIPEESVFVSEKQHPTASVFVKTQSRALDNDQVQAIVHLVSASVAGMRPEDVAVTDHNGNVLSAVGAGLTGSASTQASEHESKVALAVNKMLETIVGPGNATVTVSANVANSTSERLDETYTAPEGDLSAAEQIKSEIYTGGPGAGTGVLGPDNIAVPNGAEGAGSYELEETSRNNAVNKTTEKTVTPAGEVTRQTVSIALNREAVSGVTAAQIEALVATAAGIDTERGDTVAVEFVSFSQTGAQAAQTALAAAEAEQAAKLQQELLRSAIIGGAILLATIVLVVFLVLRHRKKHRVAYTDAGPIEYLATLTETEEEKLRALKGLSKPPLEASVPPKVLPQIGLDIEEEPEVDQVLVERRRREIDEMAKSDPQVIASALANMMDEARA
- the fliG gene encoding flagellar motor switch protein FliG; this translates as MSLLGGTTAATAVLDEQSEPTPPVAQSPAEAAAPAISGLRKAAIVLLNLDRAASVEVLRHLGEERAEALAAELTQLGGVDVATTARALGEFRRIAAGGAVPSRGGQDLVTGLLETAFGREKAVGMVGRVMSQGSVSFDFLNAADPGQLATVLEGELPTTVAVVLANLRADRAAAVLAELQDPLRTDVAQAIATMGTATQEAISIVAESLRSRTGVFAMRDMHEAIGGVQPLVEIINRADTALEKALLTGLEERDLFLAEDIRSRMVTFADIVRLEDRDAQLVLRGMDLRMLAMALKGADEQISEVIARNMTVRNRENLEEETRTLGPVRMRQVDEARTEVVRIIRELEASEQIHISREDEDELIE
- a CDS encoding FliH/SctL family protein, with translation MPDPAFTPLVVPRVGEAPTDARGEAERARVRGYAAGFAEGRRIALEEHRAQHLIDQERLRAQEESSRRSVASGLETLRAAADELHRQTEALTAMAVDEIERLAVELAEMILDAELSDPARSAAHALRRAVAEVPIDRWIRVSLNERDLSQLAAHESQLLDGIEAVAAGHVDAGGAVVEVPHGAVDTRVSRALARARSARAGVDDAEGASG
- a CDS encoding FliI/YscN family ATPase codes for the protein MSTATWERVLHAAAPERSGTVKAVVGLGVEVLGLDAAVGDRVQIESSGQRPVDAEVVAVDGASARCMPLGPVDGITARARVRHGGAALQVPTGAALLGRVLDGLGRPIDGKGPVDPSALYVPLDNETPSIMQRQRIQTQLGLGVRVLDTMTPVGTGQRLGLFAGSGVGKSSLMSMIARGSTADVSVIALVGERGREVREFLEDDLGPEGRARAVVVVATSDQPAMARLRSAFVATRIAEQFRADGKNVVLMMDSLTRVAMAQREIGLSAGEPPATRGYPPSTFSVLARLLERAGTGEVGSITGLYTVLVDGDDHNEPIADAARGLLDGHVVLDRGLAVRGHFPAVDVLGSVSRVVSKITTPQQRKDAVTLRSVLAARRSANDLIDIGAYRPGANPLVDAALTHAGSIDGFLTQAMDDRADAGDSWRRLAALTHDFGGLI